The genomic segment AACTAATGTTTTAATTTGAATTGAAGTTACAATAAGACAACCTAGTAGGATAAATAAAAGTAATGCATGCTTGAAGCATGGTAGCTTAATTGGtccaaaagaataaaataaaataattgtaaagTAATAATAAATCAAGTTGATCATATAGTGAATGCGGGTGCTCTAGAAGAGACCCCAGACATAACTAATCAATAGAATTCCAAAAGAGATTCAAGCacctaaaaatgaaaatgtttcaATAAATCATGTCATTACAAGTAAATATGTAATCGAAATGAAAATATCGTtaagaatgtttttacatataatattattgttgaaataatgaaaagaaactaaaatcttgaataaatttgttgagaaatatagACATAGAATAGATTGGCCAAAAATGAAAAGGTGcaaatcaaattgaattaaattcacTTCCAAATTGTGAAGTTTCTACACTACAGTCCAAACATCTAAAGGTGTAAAGCGAGTGGAATACAAATTAACAGTCtcacaaaaacaaaataagaaaaatgaagttttaatatatatatatataaactatgacTTGTAATATTAAGAGTTTTCACAAAGTCCTAGCATTGATTACGAAAAAATATAATGcacttttgtggtggatgcaataatctttagatattttattaatttggaaGTTTATGAAAATTTTGGCATCAGTCTAACGATTATTGTTGTTACAGCTTTTTATATGAACCACTATATAGTGAAATTCATATTaaatttagaatgctagaagcatatagaattttttttggaatttgtTTAATACATTtgtgtaaatatttatattaagtgaaattatttgaatattttttgtaacaccccaaaatatatagggttagaaatattaaatttagcAAGGAATGAGTCCTAGTCTTAATGGTTAAGACCTTAGCATACTACCTAGAGATCCTaggtttaattttctttctttagcAACGAAAGAACCAAGTCCAACTAAGATATATATTAGTTTTGGTGAAAAAAAACAAGTATGAGAAGTAGCCCAAATGGTATAGCATCTATTGCCTTTTAATACCTAGGTTCTAGTCATGCCACTCTCCTTTCCCAATTTTTTTTCCGGCTGGCAAGAAAGGTTATTTACCCAATTAGCCCTTTAAAATTTGAAAGCCCTAACTATTTAATCCTATTTCTAAATCCAAATAGAACTTTAGCTTTCCTTTTCCCAATTGAACAAAGATTTCACTTTATTTTCCCTTATTTCTTCCCCTCAATAGTTTTCGAACTATTTGTAGtgaattaaattatgcaattaggtcccCTGAAAATAGGAAATATGCTAGAATTAAGGATTGATTTATTTATTCctgtatttatttatgtttatgaatatttgcatgaatcatgaataaattatgttattattgtaTCTATTCTTGCAAATATATGTACGACATGCCCTATGATACTGTTAATCTAAACACCTGAAAAAACATGACTTTGTTACTGAGTTGCCATGAGAGTAGTACATTAAATACTATTATGTTTTAATTGGATTCAATATGTCATATTTCATTGCATGGGTCAGGACGatatgtacggaggaagatcAGGCAGTTTATCTGCATGAAAAACGGCAATGCAAGTCACAGCCATGGGACAGTTCTTATTTGCAAATTGTTGTGTATCCACAGCCAAAGGCAGATTCCATCTGCAGGTACTGCTGTGTATCTACAACCAAAGATTGGTCCCAACGGCGGGGTTTATGCTGTAAAATCTACAACCAAAAAGCAGGTTTCATCTACAGGACTTTCGTTGTGAACCCACAACCAAAGGCGGATTCCAACCATGAGGACTTGTTGTGTGTCCACAGTCAAATGGTAGTTATTATTTGTATACTagtagtggtttatccacatccCAGTGTGTTGAAGAAAGGGAGTTCTAAGGAACTCCCATTATGGTGTGTAGTGGTGGGGTATGATTTATTCTATTTAAACCCGGAACTATATGACATCATTTAAATCATGTACATGTAAATCTGGAAATTTATGTTATGATATGtatgcataaatatatatatgcatatatatgtgtatattgtgggcaaatttgaaaattcattattctAAAATCTAAATAAAGAGTTTTGTGATATAATTGTTGGTTAAACTGGAAAATTGATACTTTGAAATGTTGTCtaattatgattatttgatgttatattatttaatatgtctTACCCACGGTCTGTATTGATTTTATTGTAAACGAACTTACATTGAGCATCATAGCTCActcctccttaaaattttatcCTTATAGGTAGCCCACCATGTTAGGACGCGGGCACGATATTCGGAGGGTCATGGCACAACctattttatttccaatttattaAGGTTTAATCTTTtgacttattttattatttgaggactgtaatattttatttgaacTATGGCATGAGATTTAGGATTTAGGTTTGCTTTATTTTGCATGACATTTTATTTGAACTTTTAATATATTATGCTATGAGTATTATTTAGTATGCATGAACCccctatttttattaaaaacataagTAAATATCATCTATTTCGTTGCTAGatattaattaaaactttaaggAATTATAAACTAGAATTTAACTAGGTTTTCTACTAAGTTAAACAAAAGTTTTAAAACAATTGTTTTCGAAAACTCCGATAACACTACCAAGCCATTTCAGTGGTTAATTTAATCTTTCAAATTCGAGTCTAAAGTCCAAGTCGGGGTGGGGAGGTTATCTATGTGGTAAATTCGACTCAATGAATAATAATTGAAGGAATACTATAAAATGATCCAACATGATCATATGTACTTTTATAGAAGGATCATGAACATAATTTGTTATATATGATTAATGTTGAAATTCCTGAAGAGATTACaaaatagtaaattatttaaagaaggATTTGAGATAAAGGACCTTAGAAAAATATAGTTTTATCTCGAGTTGTAGATCAATCACTTAACATAAAAAGTTTTCGTAGATAAATTGACATATACTAAAAATGCCTTAAAGAGATCCAATATGATTAACTCACATCCATTGAATACTCTAATGGTTGTAAGATCATTAGATATTAATAAAGATAATTTATCGTCTTCAAGAGAATGATAAAGAAATCATTGGTGTAAAAGTAACGTATCTTAATTGGTTTAAAAGTATCATATCATAGTGTTATAGAAGCATTGATGTATCTTGGTAATAACATGCATTCTATTCAATGTGTGACctatctttagatttttttttaaaaattcacagTAGTTTACAAAGATAACACTATATGCATAACTTAGTTGAAAGGATCATATATAGTAAAGAAGAccgatcaaaatatatttctccaAAACTCTTCCTCATTCATTAGTTTCAAAAGAATGGTGACATAAATTTTTAGCAAATCCATTCAAGTAATTATTTGAAGAGCTAGTATTCAATATTGAAACAagtaaactttaagatattatgTGATGTTGTCATGAGGGGTAAATACGAGTTGTACTCTTTTTTTCTTAACTAAGGTTTTGTCTCTGTGGATTTTCCTAGTAAAGTTTTTAATTAAGCAACATGTTATGTGTATTAAAGATATGTGTAATCTTTTTACTTCACTGAGAATTTCTTTTCTCgtagaattttatttattttagtaagaTTTTAATGAAGCACATTATTTATTAATGgaaatgttataaatatattttttataaagtgGATGCCCATTAAGATAAGAAATTTGATATACTTTAGAGAAATATTGTAAATATCCAATTGATAAATACATATTTCTCTCTTTATTCTCTAATCTTGTTCTTTTACTTTCGAtgatctttattttataataaagaaatatttttttaacttaggCCTTGTTTGATAaacttttggaaaaaaattaaatccattgaaaattaataattttatttattttaattttttacacatgtttgataatctaaaataaaaacaatctgATAGAATTTAATCTATAAAAAAAGTGGAAAATGATAAGCAAATAAGAACTACTTAATGGAGAATATTTTCAATTACttcaattttagtttatttattttaagatcatattatcttaaaaatattttatgcttaaaatttgatttttgtttagaataagatgaaatgtttaaaaattaaagataaaatataaaatataaaatatatatttctataatttaaatacttattaaacaatctaattatattttgtaataaacTTTAAGTactttatcaaataaattttataccttaagtttaatatttaaattttttaacattattttcaaatttttttagcaGTTGTTAGTGGATTAACTTGTCTTTTAATCAATTCTATGCATCACACCAAACTGAACTAACTTcgtaaaaaatattattgatcCCATCCACTGGGCTAATTTAGTCGCCTTTTTGGATCAgagaaatatattaatttttatttgtggTCTTAAATGAAAGGTGCGTGGAACCAGTGTTCAAATTAAAGCTAACCACTTATGATGCACTGCTTCAAAGTTCAGCTTTCGCCTTAACAAACACACTTTCAGCTAACCATTTAACTCACCAAACAGTTGTGCCAATTTTAATGGACTTGTTTTAATAATAAGGTAATGGACTATTTATTCACACCTGAAATGtaaatatatcatatttaaaaatgtttcaacaaaaatattaaatccaATCAAGTagtctttaataaaattttaaaattatatatcgtATAAAACTCAAATGTATAGCATATCCTACATAGGCTTAACTCAGAATCCAGTACGAAAATCACCTATATGCAACACTATATAGGCAGCCCCTTGACACGAAACACTATGAACCTATACTGCAAGTGAATGCTAGCAACGATTCGGGTACCGACTGCAATGCTATGCGATAATCAATATTGTATAATTCGGCCCATCAAACTCGAGGGCTGCTAATGATCATCTAAGAACCAGACAAGAGCTATGACTGCAATTCCATATGATAGTCAATGCATGAAAATCGACCCTTCAAACTCGAGGGCTTTAATGGTCTACAAGTGAACTGAACACGAGCAACGAATGTAATACTATACGATAATCGATATATGAAAATCGGCCCTTCAAACTCGAGGGCTTCAAATGATCTACAAGTGAAGCGACCATATTTGGTCTTTAAATCAATAAACAAATAACGAATGCCTGACTCTACTCAAATAACCCATAAATTTGCCTCCCAAGGGCATCCCGCAATTTCTAATGACTCAATGGTGTCATAGATGCCGCTTTGTACTCGGAAAAACTCCGAGCACTTGTACTACTATCTTGCACATAGAACATTAAGCAGCACATGACATAACATGAGATCGACGAAGTACTGGTGGCCAATCTCACCATCTCTCCACTTCATCTTTAGGGGAGCCCTCCCATAATGAACACCATCATTGCACCTGTTATCGAAATGCCATGAAAATGTCATATCGAAGTTATCAATGACACTAGAAACCAGCCCGGCTCGTCTCAATTTCTCTAAAAATACTCCATTGAATGCCTCCATCTTATTAGGATTAAATGCCAGTAATCTCGCATACCCACCGGTTGCGATCGTGGACCGGAAAATGATTTGTGGCACTACTAACCCTCTCCGCCTCACCGATTCCATAATGTCTTTCCAGAATGATGCTGCATACTCTGCCCCACGAGAAAATGCTCGAATATTCGACCAGTGAACACCATCATGCAAGCCAGAGTTCATGATGATAGTATCTGGGACTGAATCCTCCGAGAAGTACTTCTTTAATAAATTCCGGAACCCTTCATCTTTCAAAGAATCCAAACCTAAATAATTCTGTGTTCCATTCCAATGACCATTGAAAATGCTAGTGATCCGAACCATCTGAGACCGATCTTTCGGGTTCGAAAAGTTCATATCAAACCTTCTCGGTACCGATTTGATCTCGGGCAACCCTAACACAAAATTAAGCATATTCCTAATGGTATCCACATGATTGGAATCACCCCAGAAGAAAATCCACCTATTCTTCAAACAATCCCAACCGGAATCAACCGTAAACAACCGGAACGAACAATGGCTCGAATACACCCATCCATTACTCTCTAAAACCCCTAAGGAACCATTGCACCACGGATTCCGACATGGAAAATCCGGTGCCAGGCATCGATACCGACCGTCGTTACTAATCCGACAACCATCATTCTTACCATGTCTAGTCCATCTACCAGACCAAACATCTctattgaaatcagatttttgaCAAATTTGCAATTCAGGCAATTGAGTTTTAGTCCTAAAGAACCTAATCTTCATATGGCGCAATTGTTTATCATATGCAAATCTTGCAGGTGAAAATTTAAGACCTTGGAAATGTCTAAAAAGCAAAATAATAGTGAGATTATAGTCACCGGCAAAATCAGGATGAACTTGAAGTGAAACTGAGTAAGTACCATTCCCAAAATCTTTCACCAAAGGCCTTGATTTCCATGAATCTCCTGAAAGATCAAATTCAAAGTAATCCCCACCTAAACAACGACCATTCCCAGATTCATCCACTGCTTGAAACATGAAATAATGGAGTTCACCAGCTGATAACTCCACTAAATCATCCTTATCCAAGCCAGGAATCTTGATTTCCACTGTTTTAGAGTCCTTACAAGGCTCCCCTCCTTCAGCCAGCCACCTACTCAACAGATTTGCAGTGAAGTTGTTCTCAAGCTCAGCTGAAACCCAGTTCAAGCTTGATTTTTTGGTTTCAAGGGAAGAATTAACATTCAAAAAGGGGAAATGGGTAGTGTTTAAAGTTGGATTTAAGGTAATATTTCGAAGAGAATGTGAAAAATTTTGGTGGGTTTGATTGATATTAGCAAAGGAGTTAACTTTCAGGGTGATGTAATCTTGTTTAAACTGCCACGATTGGACGAAGGTTTTGATGGTGCAGCCATCTATGCTCCAAACCACCACCATACCAACCAGAACCAAAGCTGTTAACAAACCAAGACGCCATTGATGAACTGGAACAAAGCTCCCTCCTTTCTCCGGCatctttagagaaaaaaaaacaaacaaaagaaacccttttttctttttaccacCAAGGAAGAACGATgaaatctgtttttttttattcaaaaaaagacAACCAAGAAAGACTATAATTTGACGACAAAGCACATTCCAATAAAAGTTTTGATTTTATCAATGAAAATAAATTGGAAAAAAACGAGGGAAACAACTgtaaatttgttattttcttaCCGAATATGCTCCAAAATAGATGGCTTATGAAATCAAAGAAAATTCTTCCCTTGTTTCTCTTTTAAGTGTATACGTGTATATATAGTATTAActcatttatattataaaattagcGTCCTACATTAACAATAACTTTTTAAGACCAGTTTGGTTTTATTAGGATTCTCCCATGTCATGgtgaaaaaaaaacctttttttttataaaaaatatatattgatttataccattataattaaatttaatataataagttaagttgatataatacaatttaaattaaatttataaaaataactttaaaaaggATTTTAGTCTTCTAAACCTCAATAAATAAGTACTAAAATATACTTATTCTTTGAAAAATAGTTTTTCATTTAGTGTCATCAATTTGTATCTATGTTTATATAAATTGGCTGATTGAGTTAGTATCACAAGTAAACTTAACACTAATTTAGTTGTAAAATCATTTAAATACtttgatttaaatgaaaaattttttcatttaggccctttacaatttattaaattttaaattagtaatggtaaaattatactttggcttccaaaaaataataaaaatttgattgaattctttaaaaattataaagatataaactattaaaaattataaagatataaattattaaaaattatactttgccactgataattaatattattataaaagtacttttaaattttaatattttttataatatttcaaataaaataataataaaaaattgatttgagaatCAATCACAATGCTAATAAATTCAAATAGAAATCTCCTACTACTACACTAATAATCATttgttgaaataattttataagtatatttttttaatatttttaatagttgTAGTTTAAGAATTAACAGCATACACTACTtgaaaaaaggaattaaaaaataaaaataagattatattttttataaattattgatgATAAAACATATCATTTTCCATTAAAATATGTCAAACATTTCTTAGGAAATAAACATAAGTTATTACTGCTTTTTATAGTCAATATTAAGAGTGAGTTTttttatacatgatatataaaaaatttcaattttcataattgatgtaaaaaattcaaaatttccaagtatgtttgtatatatttaaaaaatatatatattttaagttttatttttttaaaatttcatgaaaaacatatttttttaacgtgaaaaataatttttcatttcaaaaagttgtttttttttctttctgaaaaTAATCTTTAAAGAAAATTTACGAAAGAGAAATACCGGAAAAGCAAATCTTAATGAAATCAACTGAATTTTCAGAAAGGGATGATAACTTTTGCATGTTGCCGATAATACCCTTATCATTAACAGGAATGACAGCGAGGTACATAATCTAGAAGCGCCCAATACGGCACCGAGACGGGAAAGAGACAGGGTTGGGAATGGCGTCGGTGTGTGGGGTAGGGGATGGGCACTAATGTCAATTCACAATGTTATTAAATATGGTTGGCAGAATTTTTATTTTCCTAAGTGAAAAAATGCTCACATGATGTGTTGGGACATACAAAAAGGACAAAAGGGCTGTCTTTCCACAACAGTATCTAAGGGAATGGTTGCATGTTCCATCATTTTGTAGGTCTTTTATTTTGTAGGTCATcattagagagagagagagagagatttaaagtagtaaattaaattatataaagttAATGTGGATATGGATTTAGGGTAAATAACCTATTAGTCATTAAATCagggataattttttattttagtcatttagctaaaaataattataatttggtcattaaattattcaaaagtttttatttaagttactgacctatcaattttttttaaaaaaaataaagtgttgCCATCGAGCTCTAAGCGACAATTTGATGATTGGTATCATGAATCAATACCCATTGACaaatagaagaacataccttagatccaagtggATTTGACAGTCAATACTAGAGACCAaagaaaaaaactatttaaaCTTTGGTTCATAGATCTGAGATGTCCAAagttgttataaaaaaaattagactgtagaagagaaagagaaagagagctTTTGATTGGTACAGGCAATGCGAACAGAGAGAGCCATATAACATCGATTTTAACAgcttaatgacttaaatgaaaacttttgaataattcaatgatcaaattgtgacctttttaattactttaccaaaataaaaactaacctataatttagtgactaatagtataatttactcttttttttttctaaaatgattaaatctacaaagtataatttatatgtgatgattgatgaAT from the Gossypium hirsutum isolate 1008001.06 chromosome D09, Gossypium_hirsutum_v2.1, whole genome shotgun sequence genome contains:
- the LOC107891973 gene encoding uncharacterized protein; the encoded protein is MPEKGGSFVPVHQWRLGLLTALVLVGMVVVWSIDGCTIKTFVQSWQFKQDYITLKVNSFANINQTHQNFSHSLRNITLNPTLNTTHFPFLNVNSSLETKKSSLNWVSAELENNFTANLLSRWLAEGGEPCKDSKTVEIKIPGLDKDDLVELSAGELHYFMFQAVDESGNGRCLGGDYFEFDLSGDSWKSRPLVKDFGNGTYSVSLQVHPDFAGDYNLTIILLFRHFQGLKFSPARFAYDKQLRHMKIRFFRTKTQLPELQICQKSDFNRDVWSGRWTRHGKNDGCRISNDGRYRCLAPDFPCRNPWCNGSLGVLESNGWVYSSHCSFRLFTVDSGWDCLKNRWIFFWGDSNHVDTIRNMLNFVLGLPEIKSVPRRFDMNFSNPKDRSQMVRITSIFNGHWNGTQNYLGLDSLKDEGFRNLLKKYFSEDSVPDTIIMNSGLHDGVHWSNIRAFSRGAEYAASFWKDIMESVRRRGLVVPQIIFRSTIATGGYARLLAFNPNKMEAFNGVFLEKLRRAGLVSSVIDNFDMTFSWHFDNRCNDGVHYGRAPLKMKWRDGEIGHQYFVDLMLCHVLLNVLCAR